One genomic window of Medicago truncatula cultivar Jemalong A17 chromosome 1, MtrunA17r5.0-ANR, whole genome shotgun sequence includes the following:
- the LOC11414256 gene encoding inactive protein kinase SELMODRAFT_444075 isoform X1, with protein sequence MLRDEIIGSKSARHSTTAAVSSNKVLVAVKAEKVISNTALAWALTNIVHSSDSITLLAVYSTEKTGRRFWNFSRIGGDCSNLKKLADAGKSPEEISDISESCAQMIFQLHNHVEVRVKIKVVTGTPSGAVAAEARWSGSHWVILDKKLKQEIKHCMDELGCSIVVMNGSQPKVLRLNLGGHSNELQTPFFSAPSSPGIEIGKLKGRRLKHSTPVGSPEETGSSVTRSIGVDSVSSSDSMTSPFLVYKENPLYEGHGSQKRTNKPTNEPKNFNFKPPLYCNLERDSPPPSRKLPTSSLASDKNTEFWIHQNHINNEKLQRAENKPIQRTKSPNSKTLLENFLHCDQEKRTNELEFNKAESRSYVTSSSIRESPIPLGRNSSVPPPLCSQCQNIAPVFGNPPRRFSYREIAEATDMFSDLNFLAEGGFGVVHKGILKDGQVVAVKQLKFSGSQADLDFCREVRLLSCAQHRNVVLLIGFCTEESVRILVYEYICNGTLDLCLHGRDSITLDWNSRLKIAIGVARGLRYLHEDCRVGCIVHRDIRPKNILLTHDFEPLVADFGLARWQSEWNINTEDRVMGTSGYIAPEYLDAGILTCKVDVYAFGIVLLELMTGRKISELEQFNGHSYLSEWFHPLHMLDPNHILQNVGSLNPWLDSEGSLEFNLQLKAMAQAASLCLCLDPDSRPPISKILRVLEGGNPVRSLGLDINSVGNISGHLSGLSSHTPPKGTISHSRMLSH encoded by the exons ATGCTAAGAGATGAAATCATTGGTTCCAAAAGCGCAAGGCACAGCACCACCGCCGCTGTATCTTCGAATAAGGTTCTCGTGGCGGTTAAAGCGGAGAAGGTGATCTCAAACACCGCATTAGCATGGGCGCTTACTAACATCGTTCATTCAAGCGACTCAATCACTCTTCTCGCTGTTTATTCTACTGAAAAAACTG GGAGAAGATTCTGGAATTTTTCGAGAATTGGTGGAGATTGTTCGAATTTGAAGAAACTCGCCGACGCGGGAAAGTCGCCGGAGGAGATTTCTGATATCTCTGAGTCTTGCGCTCAGATGATTTTTCAGTTGCATAATCATGTTGAG GTTAGGGTGAAGATTAAGGTTGTCACAGGAACTCCCAGTGGTGCGGTGGCAGCTGAAGCTAGATGGAGTGGTTCCCATTGGGTCATACTGGACAA GAAATTAAAGCAAGAGATAAAACATTGCATGGATGAACTCGGCTGTAGCATTGTGGTGATGAATGGCTCACAGCCTAAAGTCCTCAGACTTAATTTAGGAGGACATTCCAATGAACTTCAAACTCCATTTTTCTCTGCTCCCTCTTCACCAGGTATAGAAATTGGAAAGTTAAAAGGCCGCAGATTGAAGCATTCCACCCCAGTTGGTAGCCCTGAAGAAACAGGTTCTTCTGTTACAAGAAGTATTGGAGTAGATTCAGTGTCAAGTTCAGACTCAATGACTTCTCCTTTCCTGGTCTATAAAGAAAACCCTCTGTATGAGGGTCACGGATCACAAAAAAGAACAAACAAACCAACCAACGAGCCAAAGAATTTCAACTTCAAGCCACCTTTGTACTGTAATTTGGAAAGGGATAGCCCTCCCCCTTCAAGGAAACTCCCAACATCGTCTCTGGCTAGTGATAAGAACACTGAATTTTGGATCCATCAGAACCACATTAATAATGAGAAGCTTCAAAGGGCTGAAAATAAACCTATTCAAAGAACAAAATCTCCAAATTCTAAAACTTTACTTGAGAATTTCTTACACTGTGATCAAGAGAAGAGAACAAATGAACTCGAGTTTAACAAAGCTGAAAGTAGAAGTTATGTCACTAGCTCAAGCATCAGAGAAAGTCCTATTCCTTTGGGTAGAAATTCCTCTGTACCTCCCCCCTTGTGCTCTCAGTGTCAGAATATAGCACCTGTATTTGGAAATCCTCCTAGACGGTTTTCTTATAGAGAGATAGCAGAAGCTACTGACATGTTCTcagatttgaattttttggCTGAAGGTGGATTTGGTGTGGTTCACAAAGGAATACTCAAAGATGGCCAAGTTGTTGCAgtgaaacaattaaaatttagtGGCTCTCAAGCAGATCTTGATTTCTGCAGGGAAGTTCGGCTTTTGAGTTGCGCACAACACAGAAATGTTGTATTGCTAATAGGATTTTGCACAGAGGAAAGTGTGAGGATATTAGTCTATGAGTATATATGTAATGGGACGTTAGACCTCTGCTTACATG GCAGAGATAGTATAACCTTGGATTGGAACTCGCGGTTAAAGATAGCAATTGGAGTTGCACGAGGCTTACGTTACCTCCATGAAGATTGTAGAGTTGGTTGTATAGTGCACAGAGATATTAGACCCAAAAATATCCTCTTAACCCATGACTTTGAACCTCTG GTGGCTGATTTTGGCCTTGCTAGATGGCAATCAGAATGGAATATAAATACAGAAGATCGAGTTATGGGAACTTCAgg GTACATTGCACCGGAGTATCTTGATGCTGGAATTCTTACGTGTAAAGTAGATGTATATGCATTTGGAATTGTTTTATTAGAGTTAATGACAGGTCGAAAAATTAGTGAGTTGGAACAGTTCAATGGACATTCATATCTTTCTGAATGGTTTCACCCCCTACACATGTTGGATCCCAATCACATCTTACAAAACGTTGGATCTCTCAACCCATGGTTGGATTCTGAAGGGTCACTAGAATTTAATCTTCAATTGAAAGCCATGGCACAAGCTGCTTCACTGTGCCTGTGTTTGGACCCCGACTCCAGACCCCCAATATCAAAG ATCCTCAGAGTGCTGGAAGGGGGCAATCCAGTTCGTTCTTTGGGTTTAGACATCAATTCAGTTGGTAACATAAGTGGTCATTTAAGTGGTTTGAGTTCGCATACTCCTCCTAAAGGTACAATAAGCCATTCTCGCATGTTATCACATTGA
- the LOC11414256 gene encoding proline-rich receptor-like protein kinase PERK3 isoform X2, with protein MKKKLKQEIKHCMDELGCSIVVMNGSQPKVLRLNLGGHSNELQTPFFSAPSSPGIEIGKLKGRRLKHSTPVGSPEETGSSVTRSIGVDSVSSSDSMTSPFLVYKENPLYEGHGSQKRTNKPTNEPKNFNFKPPLYCNLERDSPPPSRKLPTSSLASDKNTEFWIHQNHINNEKLQRAENKPIQRTKSPNSKTLLENFLHCDQEKRTNELEFNKAESRSYVTSSSIRESPIPLGRNSSVPPPLCSQCQNIAPVFGNPPRRFSYREIAEATDMFSDLNFLAEGGFGVVHKGILKDGQVVAVKQLKFSGSQADLDFCREVRLLSCAQHRNVVLLIGFCTEESVRILVYEYICNGTLDLCLHGRDSITLDWNSRLKIAIGVARGLRYLHEDCRVGCIVHRDIRPKNILLTHDFEPLVADFGLARWQSEWNINTEDRVMGTSGYIAPEYLDAGILTCKVDVYAFGIVLLELMTGRKISELEQFNGHSYLSEWFHPLHMLDPNHILQNVGSLNPWLDSEGSLEFNLQLKAMAQAASLCLCLDPDSRPPISKILRVLEGGNPVRSLGLDINSVGNISGHLSGLSSHTPPKGTISHSRMLSH; from the exons ATGAAAAA GAAATTAAAGCAAGAGATAAAACATTGCATGGATGAACTCGGCTGTAGCATTGTGGTGATGAATGGCTCACAGCCTAAAGTCCTCAGACTTAATTTAGGAGGACATTCCAATGAACTTCAAACTCCATTTTTCTCTGCTCCCTCTTCACCAGGTATAGAAATTGGAAAGTTAAAAGGCCGCAGATTGAAGCATTCCACCCCAGTTGGTAGCCCTGAAGAAACAGGTTCTTCTGTTACAAGAAGTATTGGAGTAGATTCAGTGTCAAGTTCAGACTCAATGACTTCTCCTTTCCTGGTCTATAAAGAAAACCCTCTGTATGAGGGTCACGGATCACAAAAAAGAACAAACAAACCAACCAACGAGCCAAAGAATTTCAACTTCAAGCCACCTTTGTACTGTAATTTGGAAAGGGATAGCCCTCCCCCTTCAAGGAAACTCCCAACATCGTCTCTGGCTAGTGATAAGAACACTGAATTTTGGATCCATCAGAACCACATTAATAATGAGAAGCTTCAAAGGGCTGAAAATAAACCTATTCAAAGAACAAAATCTCCAAATTCTAAAACTTTACTTGAGAATTTCTTACACTGTGATCAAGAGAAGAGAACAAATGAACTCGAGTTTAACAAAGCTGAAAGTAGAAGTTATGTCACTAGCTCAAGCATCAGAGAAAGTCCTATTCCTTTGGGTAGAAATTCCTCTGTACCTCCCCCCTTGTGCTCTCAGTGTCAGAATATAGCACCTGTATTTGGAAATCCTCCTAGACGGTTTTCTTATAGAGAGATAGCAGAAGCTACTGACATGTTCTcagatttgaattttttggCTGAAGGTGGATTTGGTGTGGTTCACAAAGGAATACTCAAAGATGGCCAAGTTGTTGCAgtgaaacaattaaaatttagtGGCTCTCAAGCAGATCTTGATTTCTGCAGGGAAGTTCGGCTTTTGAGTTGCGCACAACACAGAAATGTTGTATTGCTAATAGGATTTTGCACAGAGGAAAGTGTGAGGATATTAGTCTATGAGTATATATGTAATGGGACGTTAGACCTCTGCTTACATG GCAGAGATAGTATAACCTTGGATTGGAACTCGCGGTTAAAGATAGCAATTGGAGTTGCACGAGGCTTACGTTACCTCCATGAAGATTGTAGAGTTGGTTGTATAGTGCACAGAGATATTAGACCCAAAAATATCCTCTTAACCCATGACTTTGAACCTCTG GTGGCTGATTTTGGCCTTGCTAGATGGCAATCAGAATGGAATATAAATACAGAAGATCGAGTTATGGGAACTTCAgg GTACATTGCACCGGAGTATCTTGATGCTGGAATTCTTACGTGTAAAGTAGATGTATATGCATTTGGAATTGTTTTATTAGAGTTAATGACAGGTCGAAAAATTAGTGAGTTGGAACAGTTCAATGGACATTCATATCTTTCTGAATGGTTTCACCCCCTACACATGTTGGATCCCAATCACATCTTACAAAACGTTGGATCTCTCAACCCATGGTTGGATTCTGAAGGGTCACTAGAATTTAATCTTCAATTGAAAGCCATGGCACAAGCTGCTTCACTGTGCCTGTGTTTGGACCCCGACTCCAGACCCCCAATATCAAAG ATCCTCAGAGTGCTGGAAGGGGGCAATCCAGTTCGTTCTTTGGGTTTAGACATCAATTCAGTTGGTAACATAAGTGGTCATTTAAGTGGTTTGAGTTCGCATACTCCTCCTAAAGGTACAATAAGCCATTCTCGCATGTTATCACATTGA